Proteins encoded in a region of the Halioglobus maricola genome:
- a CDS encoding tetratricopeptide repeat protein, whose protein sequence is MPINVKKSLLKASSMIKRGNPQAAEQIYRDILEQFPQNSQAIKGLAALTSGGTLRTAGPAPSREQMAQLVAMYQTGRYEKALAMARQLADQFPVDPVILNFIGVVYAAQQRHLEAVAAYTRAIQLLPTYTEALCNQGISMQAAGQADNAFDAFDRAVELEPNNPRALMGRATTRRDRGDLEGAVKDYRLSLEIDPSNASAHNNLGNLLQYLGNYHSAVASYTQAINLNPGNADIWFNLGQTEFQTRHFDKSMKAYQEALKLDPGLGEARAKALHIRRYQCDWSAPETAHDRSLGLAGEEVNPFSMLSIDPDPAQQLIRATQYYQRQYGQIEALRALPPAAAERPEKIRIGYFSADFHAHATMYLMGGMLERHDRERFSIHAFSFGPVDDDPQNTRLRKAVDAYHDVRHMSEQTIAELSIAENIDIAVDLKGYTANCRPGIFGYRAAPIQISYLGYPGTLGMPEMDYIIGDETVTPAHQAKHYSEKIISLPNSYQANDNTREISTHPPSRESLGLPEGAFVFCCFNSNYKISSREFDIWMRLLSQVDNSVLWLLNPGETAKTNLTRAAESHGINTARLIFSEKLPLSEHLSRHCHADLFLDTFNCNAHTTASDALWAGLPVITRLGQGFASRVGGSLLRAVGLDELITESDEAYEQLALELARDADRLSDIRTRLEDRGAKAPLFDTARFTQDIEAAYEATYDRYLRGEAPEHITVPR, encoded by the coding sequence ATGCCAATTAATGTAAAGAAGTCGCTGCTCAAGGCGAGCAGCATGATCAAGCGCGGCAATCCGCAGGCCGCAGAGCAAATTTACCGCGACATACTGGAGCAGTTTCCCCAGAACTCGCAGGCAATCAAAGGCCTCGCCGCCCTCACTAGCGGTGGCACTCTGCGCACCGCTGGACCAGCCCCCTCACGCGAGCAGATGGCGCAACTGGTGGCCATGTACCAGACAGGCCGCTACGAAAAGGCCCTGGCAATGGCCCGCCAACTCGCGGATCAATTCCCCGTTGATCCAGTGATATTGAATTTTATCGGCGTGGTCTATGCGGCCCAGCAAAGGCACCTGGAAGCAGTGGCCGCCTATACAAGGGCGATCCAATTACTCCCCACCTACACAGAAGCGCTCTGCAATCAGGGCATCAGTATGCAGGCCGCTGGTCAAGCCGATAACGCATTTGATGCCTTCGATCGGGCGGTAGAACTGGAGCCGAATAATCCGCGCGCGCTTATGGGGCGGGCAACCACACGGCGAGACAGGGGCGATCTGGAGGGCGCCGTTAAGGACTATCGGTTGAGCCTGGAGATAGACCCCAGCAACGCGAGCGCTCACAACAATCTGGGCAATTTACTGCAGTATCTTGGCAACTATCACAGTGCAGTGGCGAGCTATACACAGGCGATTAACCTGAACCCAGGCAATGCAGATATCTGGTTCAATCTGGGTCAGACTGAGTTCCAGACACGACATTTCGACAAATCGATGAAAGCCTATCAAGAAGCGCTGAAGCTGGACCCTGGGCTGGGTGAAGCCCGCGCCAAGGCGCTCCATATCCGACGCTACCAATGCGATTGGTCTGCACCAGAAACCGCCCATGACCGCTCGCTGGGGCTGGCCGGCGAAGAGGTCAATCCATTCAGCATGTTGTCTATCGATCCGGACCCGGCGCAACAGTTGATCCGCGCCACTCAATACTACCAGCGACAGTACGGCCAGATTGAAGCACTTCGAGCGCTACCTCCAGCAGCAGCGGAAAGGCCTGAGAAGATTCGTATCGGTTATTTTTCTGCCGACTTTCACGCTCATGCAACCATGTATCTCATGGGCGGCATGCTTGAGCGGCACGATCGGGAACGCTTCTCAATTCATGCATTCTCTTTCGGTCCTGTCGATGACGATCCGCAAAACACACGCCTGCGCAAGGCCGTCGATGCATACCATGATGTGCGTCATATGAGCGAACAAACCATTGCAGAACTGTCAATTGCAGAGAATATCGACATAGCGGTGGATCTGAAGGGGTACACAGCTAACTGCCGCCCCGGCATATTTGGCTACCGCGCAGCACCGATACAGATCAGCTATCTTGGCTATCCAGGCACACTCGGCATGCCGGAGATGGATTACATCATCGGCGACGAGACTGTCACGCCCGCCCACCAAGCGAAACACTATAGTGAAAAAATTATCAGCCTTCCCAATAGCTATCAGGCTAACGACAACACGCGTGAAATCTCCACTCATCCGCCAAGCCGCGAAAGTCTGGGATTGCCGGAAGGCGCATTCGTCTTCTGCTGCTTCAACAGCAATTACAAGATCTCCTCCAGAGAATTTGATATCTGGATGCGGCTGTTATCTCAGGTAGACAACAGTGTCCTCTGGTTATTGAATCCCGGGGAAACCGCAAAGACCAACCTGACCCGTGCAGCGGAGAGTCATGGCATTAATACAGCCAGGCTGATTTTCTCGGAAAAACTGCCGCTATCTGAGCATCTATCGCGCCACTGCCATGCAGACCTGTTCCTGGACACCTTCAATTGCAATGCGCACACCACCGCCAGCGATGCCCTTTGGGCAGGGCTGCCGGTGATCACCCGCCTTGGTCAGGGATTTGCGTCACGAGTGGGAGGCAGTCTGCTCAGGGCCGTGGGACTGGATGAGCTCATCACCGAGAGCGATGAAGCTTACGAGCAGCTAGCGCTCGAGCTGGCGCGGGACGCAGACCGCCTTAGCGACATTCGAACGCGGCTGGAAGATCGCGGGGCCAAAGCGCCACTGTTTGATACAGCGCGCTTCACCCAGGATATTGAAGCTGCTTACGAGGCGACCTACGACAGGTACCTGCGCGGTGAAGCGCCGGAGCACATTACAGTGCCCCGCTGA
- a CDS encoding family 78 glycoside hydrolase catalytic domain encodes MPTLRLFFAILILCGSGSAVKAAPTHLVEERAVSITRQDSGRIIVDFGRVAFGNIKLLPPEGAKGKITVHFGEAFANGRVDRDPIGTVRYNKARVRLKGAKPILVAPAKNSRNTEVRSRKHPPAILTPAEWGVVMPFRWLEIEGWDGELLAEQIVRQSAFSSTWNDQASSFESSDEVLNQVWELSRYSIKATTFAGVYVDGDRERIPYEADAYLNQLSHYATDNDVQMARDTFDHLMQYGTWPTEWAPHMVFMAYADWMHTGDLQWLAPRYDSLRSKLLLERAGKNGLITSNKRQIERTDIVDWPRVERDDYVFTEVNTVVNAFHLRVMYQMAELADALGRKADAENFGNTAKASQQVFQETLFNSESGLYRDGISTDHSALHANLFPLAFGLVPLNRQRHIVDWLVERGMACSVYAAQYLLEGLFEYGADDAAIELMVAPGDRSWRHMVESGTTITWEAWDVKYKPNLDWNHAWGAAPANLLPRFVLGAQPLKPGWEKVRIKPMPGKLANAKGKVPTPRGPIVIDWVGGDNFNLSLTLPENVTAKVELPAGPASEGVWINGKQAKATVAGDYWLIDQEITRSAQFEVK; translated from the coding sequence ATGCCTACATTACGCTTATTTTTCGCAATACTAATTCTGTGCGGCTCTGGCTCAGCAGTAAAAGCAGCTCCCACTCACTTGGTGGAAGAAAGGGCCGTTAGTATCACACGGCAGGATTCAGGGCGGATTATCGTGGACTTTGGCCGTGTTGCCTTCGGCAATATCAAGCTACTGCCTCCCGAAGGAGCAAAAGGCAAGATCACCGTCCATTTCGGAGAGGCCTTCGCCAACGGTCGGGTCGACCGGGATCCTATCGGTACTGTGCGTTACAACAAAGCAAGGGTCAGGCTTAAAGGCGCTAAACCCATTCTCGTGGCACCGGCGAAGAATTCCCGCAACACCGAGGTCCGGAGCCGAAAACACCCCCCAGCCATTCTGACTCCAGCGGAATGGGGCGTTGTTATGCCCTTTCGTTGGTTAGAGATTGAAGGGTGGGATGGCGAGTTACTTGCAGAGCAGATTGTTCGTCAGTCCGCGTTTTCCAGTACCTGGAACGATCAGGCATCCTCATTCGAATCCTCTGATGAAGTGCTCAATCAAGTATGGGAGCTAAGTCGGTATTCCATCAAGGCCACAACCTTTGCCGGGGTGTACGTTGATGGCGACCGCGAACGAATCCCCTACGAAGCAGACGCCTATCTTAATCAGTTGAGTCACTACGCCACCGATAACGATGTGCAAATGGCCAGGGACACTTTTGATCACCTTATGCAATACGGCACCTGGCCGACCGAGTGGGCACCGCATATGGTTTTTATGGCCTATGCCGATTGGATGCACACCGGCGACCTGCAATGGCTGGCGCCGCGCTACGATTCACTTAGATCGAAACTGCTACTGGAGCGTGCAGGAAAGAACGGGCTGATTACCAGCAATAAGCGTCAAATAGAACGTACCGATATTGTGGACTGGCCAAGGGTGGAGCGTGACGATTATGTCTTTACGGAGGTTAATACTGTTGTCAACGCCTTTCACTTGCGCGTCATGTACCAGATGGCCGAGCTGGCTGATGCGCTTGGGAGAAAAGCCGATGCTGAAAACTTTGGCAACACTGCTAAAGCTAGCCAACAAGTCTTTCAAGAAACACTGTTTAACTCCGAGTCCGGGTTGTATCGTGATGGTATCAGTACGGACCATTCGGCACTGCACGCGAACCTGTTCCCACTGGCCTTTGGTCTCGTGCCCTTGAATCGCCAACGTCATATTGTTGACTGGCTGGTAGAGCGCGGTATGGCTTGCTCGGTCTATGCGGCGCAGTATCTTTTGGAAGGCCTCTTTGAATATGGTGCCGATGACGCAGCGATTGAACTCATGGTGGCTCCCGGTGATCGCAGTTGGCGACATATGGTAGAAAGCGGCACCACCATTACCTGGGAGGCCTGGGATGTTAAGTACAAACCCAATCTCGATTGGAACCATGCCTGGGGTGCAGCCCCAGCGAACTTGTTACCGCGCTTTGTGCTCGGCGCGCAACCCTTAAAACCAGGCTGGGAAAAAGTGCGTATCAAGCCTATGCCGGGAAAACTGGCCAATGCCAAAGGGAAGGTGCCGACACCTCGCGGCCCGATTGTTATCGACTGGGTCGGCGGTGACAACTTTAACTTATCACTCACTCTGCCCGAGAACGTAACAGCTAAAGTGGAGCTCCCTGCGGGACCTGCTTCTGAGGGCGTGTGGATAAATGGGAAGCAAGCCAAAGCTACCGTCGCTGGCGACTACTGGCTTATCGATCAGGAGATAACCAGGTCAGCACAGTTTGAAGTGAAGTGA
- a CDS encoding WS/DGAT domain-containing protein, which translates to MSYTWGHIMMGLGVLLDMMGLFHAVISSSDKITINATSTREMMPDSAFYQDCLDASFKELLKAAKSRKRRNAN; encoded by the coding sequence TTGTCCTATACTTGGGGCCACATAATGATGGGCTTGGGTGTATTGCTGGATATGATGGGTTTGTTCCACGCGGTCATCAGTTCCTCTGATAAAATCACGATCAACGCAACATCCACCAGGGAAATGATGCCGGACTCCGCCTTCTACCAGGATTGTCTTGACGCTTCGTTCAAGGAACTACTGAAGGCGGCGAAGTCCAGAAAACGCCGCAATGCCAATTAA
- a CDS encoding class I SAM-dependent methyltransferase translates to MDLSESTTLPQILSMLYDALDVEPFDSGANTKSLFAEIGHAVPSDTVRIYEAEDLIPELLDATANGMVVDIGCGKGASRAIFQEVAPRMNWLGLEVADTYNKPKVDQIRFFNGHEIPLESNSVDYCYSRQVFEHVRQPEKLLSEIYRVLKKGGIFFGSVSGHEPYHFYSLFNFTPYGWYTILNDAGFEVTRLLPGADGMAVALRHISENKKLFPGIFRGKSWIGDAIESKCSKESVQEKNTRLLIYAAHMSFVAEKG, encoded by the coding sequence TTGGATCTGAGCGAATCGACAACTCTTCCACAAATCTTGTCCATGCTATATGACGCGCTCGACGTAGAACCCTTCGACAGTGGCGCCAACACCAAATCTCTGTTTGCGGAAATCGGACACGCTGTGCCATCGGATACAGTCAGGATTTATGAGGCGGAGGATCTCATTCCTGAGTTACTCGATGCTACAGCCAATGGCATGGTGGTTGATATAGGCTGTGGAAAAGGTGCTTCAAGAGCTATTTTCCAGGAAGTAGCTCCCCGCATGAACTGGCTGGGATTAGAGGTCGCTGACACCTACAATAAACCCAAGGTTGATCAAATCCGGTTTTTTAATGGGCATGAAATACCTCTGGAGAGTAACTCGGTAGATTATTGTTACTCCAGGCAGGTATTCGAACATGTCAGACAACCAGAAAAACTCCTGTCCGAAATTTACCGTGTACTGAAAAAGGGAGGAATTTTTTTTGGCAGCGTATCCGGACATGAACCCTACCACTTCTACAGCCTCTTTAATTTCACACCCTACGGTTGGTATACCATACTGAACGATGCGGGCTTCGAGGTTACTCGTCTGTTACCGGGGGCTGACGGAATGGCGGTGGCACTGCGACACATATCAGAGAACAAAAAATTATTTCCTGGTATTTTTCGCGGTAAGTCATGGATTGGCGATGCAATTGAAAGCAAATGCAGCAAAGAGTCCGTTCAGGAAAAAAATACCCGCTTGTTGATTTATGCGGCTCATATGTCCTTCGTTGCAGAAAAGGGCTAG
- a CDS encoding TetR/AcrR family transcriptional regulator, with product MPRGRPRKFDEDLALMGAMNLFWAKGLSATSLDDLAIAMSMNRPSIYNAFGNKEAIYRKSLERFCGQLDQELQSTLSSGKSLVGALHAFFDQAIDVYCSSQPPLGCLMICTAPSEAINHPEVGDDLKGLIKRLDAGLTDRLVRAQHEGELPEAAQPKLGAQLLQATLQSIALRARSGHSKTSLRKLARYSINLIVSDKGG from the coding sequence ATGCCTCGAGGTAGACCAAGAAAATTCGATGAAGACCTGGCACTGATGGGAGCCATGAACCTGTTCTGGGCGAAGGGTTTATCGGCCACCTCGCTCGATGACCTGGCGATAGCGATGAGTATGAATCGGCCGAGCATCTACAATGCCTTTGGTAATAAAGAAGCCATATACCGGAAATCGCTAGAGCGTTTCTGTGGTCAGCTTGATCAAGAATTACAGTCAACCCTGAGTTCGGGAAAGTCACTGGTGGGTGCGCTACACGCCTTTTTTGACCAAGCGATAGACGTGTACTGTAGCAGTCAGCCCCCGCTGGGCTGTTTGATGATATGTACGGCGCCGAGTGAGGCAATCAATCATCCTGAGGTTGGCGATGACCTTAAGGGGCTAATCAAGCGCCTGGATGCGGGTTTGACCGATCGCCTGGTCAGAGCCCAGCACGAGGGAGAGTTACCGGAGGCGGCACAGCCCAAGTTGGGGGCGCAGTTGCTACAGGCAACATTACAGAGTATTGCTTTGCGAGCCCGGTCCGGGCATAGCAAGACTAGCTTGCGAAAACTGGCTCGCTATTCGATTAATCTGATTGTGTCGGATAAGGGGGGGTAG
- a CDS encoding glutathione S-transferase family protein encodes MALIEHPRSPIAGKLEGVHLFHYDGAPCAQRVRFALHEKGLSRGREVKFDAGDPVSCAGQQGAWVSRQVSLVKKDHLTEAYALIQPNLVVPALVHDGRLHIESMDIVEYLDEAFGGAPLVPKNDTAVMEDATGLTRLGKELHRSIRFVTFRWGLRGLARLSKEDEEQLRDLLKNGNDTEQLVNFYEGYDRQSIPETIYEEHLEKLNAAFRDHEHRLSDGRDFLTGSDLTMADVIWAMKTLRLIECGYPFEQCFPLYFAWFQRISQRPSFREGVMGKHRLMSSAFKFKARLENLLGIGLKREVLMRVT; translated from the coding sequence ATGGCCTTGATCGAACACCCCAGAAGCCCGATCGCTGGCAAGCTGGAAGGGGTGCACTTGTTCCACTATGACGGTGCGCCCTGCGCCCAGCGTGTAAGATTTGCACTGCATGAAAAAGGCCTCAGTCGCGGACGAGAGGTCAAGTTTGATGCCGGTGATCCTGTGAGCTGCGCCGGGCAGCAAGGGGCCTGGGTAAGCCGCCAGGTATCGCTGGTAAAGAAGGATCACCTGACAGAAGCGTACGCACTGATTCAACCCAATCTGGTTGTGCCTGCCTTAGTCCATGACGGGAGGCTGCACATTGAATCAATGGACATCGTCGAATACCTGGACGAGGCATTCGGCGGCGCCCCTCTTGTACCAAAAAACGATACCGCTGTGATGGAAGACGCGACAGGACTCACCCGTCTGGGTAAGGAACTACATCGGTCGATTCGATTCGTCACTTTTCGCTGGGGGCTACGAGGGCTTGCCAGACTGTCAAAAGAAGATGAGGAGCAGTTGCGCGACCTGCTTAAGAACGGCAACGATACCGAGCAGTTGGTCAACTTCTATGAGGGCTACGATAGGCAATCTATACCCGAAACTATCTATGAAGAGCACCTGGAGAAACTTAATGCGGCGTTCAGAGACCACGAACATCGACTATCAGACGGCAGGGATTTCCTCACCGGGAGTGACCTCACCATGGCTGACGTCATATGGGCCATGAAGACGTTGCGCTTGATAGAATGCGGCTATCCTTTCGAACAATGTTTCCCTCTCTACTTTGCCTGGTTTCAGCGCATTTCACAGCGACCTTCGTTCAGGGAGGGCGTTATGGGCAAGCACCGGCTCATGAGTTCCGCCTTTAAATTCAAAGCCAGGCTGGAGAATCTACTGGGGATCGGACTGAAACGAGAGGTGTTAATGCGTGTTACCTGA
- a CDS encoding CehA/McbA family metallohydrolase, protein MTACKPSKVFNILVLSCIAIAPQASAQMPDRYPELNDYGHQIYFEQHELPAMAHGPTDPAPAPNGKTLAFAAQGWIWLLDLSRNTATRMTDSQYVDSRPRWSPEGKQLAFVRDYGSDTGIVVRDIESGKERSINSPALDLDPEFSADGEYLFYANSTTGSVDLWRHHLASGKEQQLSELDQVERNIRRVPGGAAFVYLDAQDPHRSLRLHDIESGKDEIIHAETLTYHLTADVHPELPLIVYSAPIDTDYHLWTMDINDTRVRHRLTDGSRYALTPSFSASGHHVYFVEADDNRQFHLKRINTYGGEVQTLTIEDWDYGAATGNARISVVDGQGRPTTARVSLARENGHPVPSPTDATYMDTKTGRTYFYVEGDTKLSLPVGRYKVEATRGFFTPVQTTELTVKNGSEAQATLQLTPIWSAQEAGYASADYHNHLNGDGTSRAKHEDALRAMAGEDLEHTALMSWNRWERRIDRDILGKRTQQGSHVVDQGQEVRSHFHGHIGIIGIEDPYEPWFWGPSNPVLGDPNLANADVIDYAKSIGAFPTFVHPGIPSDDPLANPGVSIRMIDALHELILQDGIGFEVISGWDGPMGNVQLWYRLLNLGRAVPGISGTDGWVDFYRTPALGTARNFVPLRDGKDDFDSVLAATAAGRGFLSTGPALLFTVSSDARPGDVIATGTRDWSLDITSTSDVDRVEIIVNGQVATTHTGVAAGKSKTLTGTVNLPAGGWIAARAYSTQWLDDPWPAMLKQPFAHSQPIWIGEIGSTDPDAFSASATDLALALDAIEQRAREAYGDKPMDKLYSRFNLARQMLEQ, encoded by the coding sequence ATGACAGCTTGTAAGCCATCGAAAGTTTTCAACATCCTCGTGCTGAGTTGTATTGCGATTGCGCCACAGGCCAGCGCCCAAATGCCGGATCGCTATCCAGAGCTGAACGACTATGGCCATCAGATTTATTTTGAACAACATGAGCTGCCCGCCATGGCGCATGGGCCTACGGATCCTGCCCCCGCGCCCAACGGCAAAACATTGGCTTTTGCAGCGCAAGGCTGGATATGGCTGCTTGACCTGTCGCGCAACACCGCGACACGCATGACCGACAGTCAATATGTTGATTCGCGCCCGCGTTGGTCACCTGAAGGAAAGCAGCTCGCCTTCGTGCGTGACTATGGCAGTGATACCGGCATCGTTGTCCGCGATATCGAGAGCGGAAAAGAGCGCAGCATCAACTCTCCCGCCCTGGACCTGGACCCCGAATTCTCAGCGGATGGCGAGTATCTTTTTTACGCAAATAGCACCACCGGCTCGGTTGATCTTTGGCGCCATCACCTGGCGTCAGGTAAGGAACAACAACTCAGCGAACTGGACCAAGTAGAGCGCAATATCCGGCGAGTACCTGGAGGCGCAGCGTTCGTCTACCTGGATGCCCAGGACCCACATCGATCACTACGACTACATGATATTGAGAGCGGCAAAGATGAAATCATTCATGCAGAAACACTGACCTACCACTTAACCGCCGATGTTCACCCAGAGCTGCCACTCATCGTCTACAGTGCGCCGATCGATACAGATTACCACCTATGGACGATGGACATTAACGACACGCGTGTACGACATCGTTTAACCGATGGCTCCCGCTATGCGCTAACACCTTCTTTCAGCGCTAGTGGACATCATGTCTATTTCGTTGAGGCAGATGACAACCGCCAGTTTCACCTGAAACGGATCAACACCTACGGTGGTGAAGTACAAACCCTCACCATTGAAGACTGGGACTATGGAGCGGCAACCGGCAATGCGCGTATCAGCGTGGTCGATGGCCAAGGGCGACCAACAACAGCCCGCGTTTCCCTTGCGCGAGAGAACGGACATCCCGTGCCCTCACCTACTGACGCCACCTACATGGATACGAAGACAGGCCGCACCTATTTCTATGTGGAAGGAGACACCAAACTTTCGCTGCCCGTTGGGCGCTACAAAGTCGAAGCCACGCGCGGATTCTTCACCCCTGTTCAAACTACAGAATTGACCGTGAAGAATGGCAGCGAAGCGCAAGCCACATTACAACTAACACCGATATGGAGCGCGCAAGAAGCAGGATATGCCTCGGCTGACTATCACAACCATTTGAATGGGGATGGCACCAGCCGCGCAAAGCACGAGGATGCCTTGCGAGCAATGGCAGGCGAAGACCTGGAGCACACGGCGTTGATGTCCTGGAATCGGTGGGAAAGGCGCATCGATCGCGACATTCTAGGAAAGCGAACGCAGCAGGGAAGCCACGTTGTCGATCAGGGTCAGGAGGTGCGCTCGCACTTTCACGGGCACATCGGCATTATCGGTATAGAAGACCCTTACGAGCCCTGGTTTTGGGGTCCGAGCAATCCCGTTCTGGGCGACCCCAACCTTGCCAATGCTGACGTCATTGATTACGCAAAAAGCATAGGTGCTTTCCCCACTTTCGTTCACCCGGGCATTCCATCAGATGACCCACTTGCAAACCCTGGGGTTTCAATCAGGATGATCGACGCGTTACATGAACTCATTCTACAAGACGGCATCGGATTTGAGGTTATCTCTGGCTGGGATGGACCAATGGGGAACGTGCAGCTATGGTATCGACTGCTGAATCTAGGGAGAGCCGTGCCCGGCATTTCCGGCACCGACGGATGGGTCGACTTTTATCGCACTCCAGCCCTGGGGACAGCACGCAACTTTGTTCCATTGCGAGATGGAAAGGATGACTTTGACAGCGTTTTGGCCGCAACAGCAGCGGGTCGAGGATTTCTCAGTACTGGACCGGCTTTGCTGTTCACAGTGAGTAGCGATGCGCGCCCTGGTGATGTGATTGCTACCGGCACCCGGGATTGGTCGTTGGATATCACGAGCACCTCGGATGTCGACCGAGTAGAAATTATCGTCAATGGCCAAGTCGCAACGACTCATACAGGCGTGGCCGCCGGTAAATCCAAAACACTGACGGGCACGGTAAATCTGCCGGCGGGCGGCTGGATCGCCGCACGCGCCTACAGTACACAATGGCTCGATGACCCCTGGCCTGCCATGTTGAAGCAGCCGTTTGCTCACAGCCAGCCCATCTGGATTGGCGAGATCGGCAGCACTGACCCTGATGCCTTTTCCGCCAGTGCCACCGACTTAGCACTCGCACTTGATGCAATTGAACAACGGGCGAGAGAGGCTTATGGCGACAAGCCGATGGACAAATTGTACAGCCGGTTTAACTTGGCGCGGCAGATGCTCGAGCAGTAG
- a CDS encoding VOC family protein has translation MSSINVPAISSGSDRLAGKVIWHELLTDTPAETERFYAQLLGWEFRSLPNANFNYRMIFNEGRPIGGLIDQTQLATSADISQWVSLLSVYDIAAATDAVASGGGTVYTPPTSLGDRGDIAVVADNQGVLFALLQTRTGDPADGGDIRPGDFLWDELWAEDASAAAAFYERLAPLSVSSTELDAEDTRVDYRVLSSQGQRRFGIRTNPVAELPSLWLQYLRITDKAALEELVSRVESLGGKVLLPVTERPSQGHMAIITGPSGAGIGLQTWDDKNTSRGGDA, from the coding sequence GTGAGCAGTATCAATGTACCCGCGATTAGTAGCGGCAGTGATCGTCTGGCAGGGAAAGTGATCTGGCACGAGTTGTTAACCGACACGCCGGCGGAGACCGAGCGTTTTTACGCACAGCTGCTGGGGTGGGAATTTCGCTCATTGCCGAACGCGAACTTCAACTATCGCATGATTTTCAATGAAGGCCGGCCTATTGGTGGCCTGATCGATCAAACGCAGTTGGCCACGTCGGCGGATATTTCCCAGTGGGTGTCCCTGCTGTCCGTTTATGACATTGCAGCAGCCACTGACGCTGTTGCCAGCGGCGGAGGCACCGTCTACACGCCGCCCACATCGCTGGGCGACCGCGGTGATATTGCAGTTGTCGCCGATAACCAGGGCGTTTTGTTCGCGTTATTGCAAACGCGAACCGGTGATCCGGCCGATGGTGGCGATATACGCCCCGGTGATTTTCTGTGGGATGAGTTATGGGCGGAAGATGCCAGTGCGGCTGCCGCATTTTATGAGCGTCTCGCTCCGTTGAGCGTAAGCTCGACCGAGTTGGACGCCGAGGACACTCGTGTGGACTACAGGGTGCTTTCCAGCCAGGGCCAACGCCGGTTCGGCATCCGTACCAATCCTGTGGCCGAACTGCCTTCGCTGTGGCTGCAATATCTCCGTATCACTGACAAGGCGGCTCTCGAGGAGCTTGTATCTAGAGTGGAATCACTCGGGGGCAAGGTACTGCTGCCAGTCACCGAGCGCCCTTCGCAGGGGCATATGGCAATTATCACAGGGCCGTCCGGCGCTGGTATTGGCCTGCAGACCTGGGATGACAAGAATACATCGAGGGGAGGCGACGCATGA